TTTCCCTCGGCTTTGCAGAGAGGCAGCAGAAGAAGCAGGTGGAGCAAATGGAGGATGAGATTCAGGAGCTGAAAGTGAAACTGAGGGAGACGCAGCAGCGCCTGGAAGCGGAGAGAGACGCGGAGAAACTGCGCCGGGAGCACGTACGGGTGCGCGGGCGTTGCTGACTGTTTGGAaaagaaggagggaggaggaaggagatgaGAGAGAACGTGGGGcaattttaaagcacaaatgaaaaatatagcgaaaattttttttatagtgggaatcattttctttggaaatattgCCCAGAAAATTCCCGTGGGAAATGTTATGTGGAAATAAGCACTGTTACACACAGGTAGGAGTGCCTGCCCGTGGAAGGATGTACTACCTTAACCTTCCTTTGGTGTGCAGGCACGGTCTAAGTTCCGAGCAGTGACTGGGGTATTGAGGTTGTCGGTGCTCCTATCACTGAAGCTGAGGCAGAAGCCCCAAACCGTGTCCCAgccttgctgcttctgctctgcagccaggAAATGTCCAACTCTgattctcccccctccccaccattCCCTTTAGGAAACAGAGAAAGCTCGtcagagagaagaggagggcagaagagattttgaaaggtggaaagaggaggagaggacaAAGCTCCACCAAGAGCTGGATGGCTTGAGGCAGCTGTTCCTCACCGAATTCAAGGACATCGCCAGCAGGAGCAGTGCCGTGGAAGGGGTGAGCAAGTGTGCTGGTGTGAGATCCTACAGCAGAGGAAGAGACGTAGTTTGCCTCAGGGCACATGACCCAGCCTCGTGCATGTCTTGTTGAGAGGTGCAGAGCATTGGGGACATCTAAGCTTGCTGCCCTACCTGGTCCCCACAGGCTCTCGCTTCAGCTTCTCAATTTCACAGCCCAGAGAAACCTCCCTTCCATGCTCCTGGTGCATCGCTGGGATTTGGGGAAAGAGGCAGTGGTTGCCCAAAGTGGGAGGAGCAGCACTTGTGCTGCTTCCCCTCCTTAGCCCACTGAGGCACCAACAGCTGCTTCTTCTTCCTACTACAGAaactgcaggagctgcaggccaGAAACGTGACAGTGTCCAACCTGGGGACCCTGCAGGATGATGACTACAAGGAGAAGCATCACTGGGCCGTGACCCAGGCAGAGCTACGGGACGTACGAGAGAAGATGGACGTGCAGGTGAGGAGTGGATTGCAGGTGTCTTCGTTATGCTCCCTCAGGGGTGCATTTCGATGGTGATGGACCTGTGTTCGTGCACCTCTGTGCACATCTGCTAGTGTGTGCATCAGCAGAAGTCTCGACTTGGGTTCAGCTAGCAAAAGGGACCAGCATATGAGTTCCTACTAAATGACAGCACCTGACATACTGAGCCCAAACATGGGACCTGAAGAGTATAGAGGGCATGATCCAGTCCCAGGTGAACCTGCTTCCTGCAAGGAAATCCATCTCTACAGAAGCTCACCATGTGGAAAAGCATTTCAAGtaccagagaaaaaaaaatttcctccGCTGTGTATTGATTATCTCCCTCTATAAGGGCTAAAGCAGCAGGAGCTTCAACACATTTGGTGCCTCTGAACACCAAAAAGGTTGGGAAAAGCCTGCGACAGCTCTGAGGCTCCCCAGCACTGCCATTACAGTGCCAGAAGGTCCTCCAGGACCTGAAGGAAAGTTAGATTTCTCAAAGCATGGACATGTTTGGGTGCCCCCGTTAGTGAGGAGCCCACAGCCTGTGGACTGAGAAGGGAAACAGCTTTGTGTTTAATTTGGCAGAGGGATGAGTGGAAGCAGAAGCTGAAGGAGCTGCGGAGGGAACACCTGGCTCAGGAGGCCCAGGTAAGTGCCACGAGCCTCCTTGTGAGCTCCTGGGCTTGGTCTCTAAGGCTTGGACTCTTCCctgctttttctccatcttaGCTCCAAACCCCAGAGATATTAGGTCTCCTCAGAGAAAGAGGACCTATATCCAATTGCAGCTGATGAGAAGACACAAGCTTGCTGACACAAGGTCAGCTGTACATCTTCTGCAAGGTCATGGTTGCCTTTGGGAGGACATGTCCCCATAACTGCTGGGTGCTGCCCCTAACAGCAGTTGTAGGTCAGGTTCTACTCAGACTTACATTGAGTTGTGATCCAGAGGGAAAAGAGAGCACTAGGAGTCTGCCAACAGGCCTCAGGTTGCTTTAGCAATTCAACAATGAACAAAAACCTAAAGAGTTTCCCCAGTTTTCCCAACTGGTTTCCCCAGTTAAGATGCTAATTTCAGCATCTTAAACTCTTCTTGTTCCCTTTTCATTCCTCTCAGCTGAAGAACGAGAACGAGAAGCTCCGTGCCACACTGTTCCAGGACCACCAGGCAGTTACAGACCACTTCCGTCAGGAAATGGACACGCTCAGCGCCCGGCTTAGAGACCAGACTGAGGTCATTAAGTCACAGGAGAAAATGGTATGTAGCAATATTGCTCCAACCCTGGCTACAGTATGTGGTGTCTCCTGCCTGTAGGACCTGGGTGTTATGTTCATGTAAGCTGCTCACATCCATCTGGGAACATAACTTGGAGAAATGAAAGGTGATGAAAGGTGGAGAGATCGTGTCAGGAAATGGTGGGCAGTTATATATACTGGCAGGCCTGGAATGGGCTCTGACTTGGTGATACCAGGATGCTTGATCCATCCATCCAGGCTGTCTCCGTCAGCGGGGAAATGCACTCCACTCCCCACCCAGTCTGCCTGACCCTAAAAGCAGGTTCAACACATGTAGTAtggtcagaaaaaaacatgttggATGTATTTTCCTGACTTAGTGCTGGGCTTCCCAGCAGGGACCCCCAGGCAGTGCCTGGATTGTACACCTTACTTATCCCTCTTCCCGTTTCTTGACTCTCCTTTTTCGCCATCCTTGTGCCTCCCTTTCTTTGTCTCAGTCTCCTGCCAGATAAAGAAGGTTTCTGCAGGTTTCTTCACAGCCCGAAAATGCTCAGGCTAAAATAGAGTGGGGGCTAGAAGTGGGGAATTTTGATTCATCAGAATATTTAAGCAGAACTTGTTTCTTTAACTCTAAGCAGGCTTAAAACACTTAGTTAAGCCTATGCCTTACTTCAAGCTCATTGCATAATGTTCTGCTACTTTGGGGTCTATCTCCCACTCATTAAGCACAAAACGTTACTTGAATATTGGCCAAAAGGAACCATGCCGCCAGGGTGCTGGATCACCAGCGCAACACTTCATGTTGTGATTTGGAGCATAGTTTAGTCTTTATCCGACCTGTGAATAATGTGTGGGTGTAACAGGACGGCATCCACTGTGCTAGTATTTGCATtatgggaaaaggaagaacCTAGGCTGACCCCTTGGAGGTACGCTTCGTTTGCAAGGAAAAAGTTATTTGGTGGATGTATTTGACCAATTTAGGCCTCTGCTCTCATGCATATGCCCATACTGTGGCTGCTGATGGGATTGTCTTTGACTCGGCTTGACCAGTTGGACAGAGCTGAAGCTGGTCTTTCTCACTGGTAACAGGGAGTCTGTCTAGGAACAAGCTATATTGTGgtctcagcaaaaaaaaaaaaaaaaaaaaaaaaaaaaaagtcttttatcCTGGTGCTTCTGTTTGTCatagaactattttttttctcctttcgTGGTGCTTTTAACAGCAATATTCCACTGAGAGAGGATAAGTTACCCCCAGATTACAAAGAACTGATCTTTGAATGATGCCTAGCCTATTTCTTTACAGATAAAGCTGCTGTCTGCAAGCAAACCTGAAGGTAatgatgatttattttaaggTGAATCGGTTTGGGGCTAGATAAATTTTCCGTAGTTGCCACTAGCCATTCAGAAGACACTGTCTTCTTGCTGTCCATCTACAATATCTTCGCTGGTTCAGGCAAGTAAGTGAGGAAAACATGCTGTGTCTgttgcagggagctggctgTACGTCTACCCACGTGACCCTGGAGCAGCTTCTTCCAGACCCTTTAATATCAGCTGCGACAGCACAGACCACAGAATTGGCTCACTAGCAGAAAACTAACTCTCTCGGGTGCCTTTTGCATTGTAGACATACCCCAAAGGAGTTGGATTTCAATCAGGAGCTCGCAACAAATGAATGacctcttccttcccttgctGCCTCCTTCAAAATGATGCCAGTAGttatttgcatgaaaatagGGAGTCAAAACACACTGTGGTTTCTTCGTTTATCTGGGCTTTCTCTAATCAAGAGCCAGGATAAGAACCCAGGGACTTCTCAGCTCCGTGAtgtctgcagcacagcagcaaacCCAGATGTGTGATGCTGCTGTCTGctacttttcaggaaaaaaaaaaaaaaaaaaaaaaaaaaaaaagcatctctaaggcttttttctttttttccctcctaacAGAAAATACCCAACAGGTGTATTGCTCGTTCCAGACCCAAGGGGTGGCAGAGGGCTGTTTGCGAGCACCAATAGGTTTCCCTCAGGGACGTTCTCCAAGGGCTTGTAACCAGGCCCGAGCCAGTGCTGGGTCCCCAAGATACAGCTGTGTCTGCTCTTTGCTTATATGAAGAACAAGCTGGAGATCCAAGTCTGCTCCCACATCAGGCCCTTGGTTTCTCTCTCAGCCCTCACTGACTCCTTTCTGTCTGTGCAGTGACCCGGGAAGCACCCAAAGTGGCGACTGCAAAAGAGTCATCAGAAGAAGGTGGGTACTGGTGGGACCCCTGTCCTCAAAGGGCTGAAGGGACCCATCAGCCTCCTCCCTGGCAGGCTGGGGCACATCACTGCACTGGTGTCAGCACTTGACTCCCCAGGCCTTGTTTTACTGCAGACACAGAGGATATCCTGCATGGGAAGCAGAGGCTCCTGGAAGCTCTTCGGAGAAACCCCAACCTCCTGAAGCAGTTTCGGCCCATCCTGGAGGAGATGTTGGAGGAGAAGCTGGAGAGCATGGGTGTGAGGAAGGTAAGCCTGCTTTTGCACTGCAATCCTGAAATGCCAGGCCTGAGTGGGTACATCGAGATAAAGACTACTCTggactgcctttttttttttttttttttttttttttttttttttcctgcactaaTAGGTAGTAAAACAATCCCTGTCCGGAATAGTTGCAGGCAAATAGCAAGGTGGAACTCAAACCACGCAGCAACGGCACAGGCAATACAATGTGGTGCTCCTGTCTCTGCTCAAGGAGTGTGACTGTATCACCACCTTGCCTCCTGCTCAAGCCAGTTACAGCTCTCTCTCCAGCAAGTCCTTTTTGCAAGCAGTTATTCATATGCTAAATAAACCAGGCCTTGCTGTCTTTCAGGAAAATGCCTTGTAAAACGAGGGTTCGTAAGGGCACAGTAGTCTGTATCATGGGGATTTCAAGGGGACTTTTACAGTCCAAGCCCTTTTCATGCCGAGTATATTAAATAGTATCTCCTGCAAGTCTCCCTGAGCTCCTAGCGATGCAACACCACCACCTAGCACCTCGCAGAGCTGGTGCAAAAGCAGTGAGCACGCATGGCTGCACCTCTGCTGAAGACCTAAGCGTCTACCCCTTGCTCCCTCAGACAATGTTTCTGAGCAAGGCAGCGCTTGTGTTCTGTCCATTGGGATTTGCAGGTCCTGAAGgcacaaagaaaaaggagtgaATTAATGACTCCTTGTGTGATAGTTTCCTGCAGGTGCTTTTAAGGAGTGAAAGCCTCTGACAGGAGACCAGAGTGAAACTGAGTGCTCCTGGGTTCATTTTACACAGGCTGTGGCCCTGgctttcccctccttcccctaGCATGTTATTAGGGAAGGCTGAGGTGGGCATTTGTGAGAGTCAGGAGCATCTGAGGTATCTTAAAACATCTTAAAACAGATCCAGAGGCATACAACCCTCCTTCACTTTCTCATCATTTCACATCTCTACTGCCCCAGGATATTCACAGTCGCAAAACCTGCTGGAGCTATAAATACCTCCCAAGTGGACATGCTTGCACTTACTCTGTAGGCTAGAAATTGCCTGAAATAGCTGGATTTACTGCTCAGTGGTCATTTACCAAAGCAGAGGAGGGCTTTGCAAGCAGAGGACTAAAGCCTCTTAGTAGCCTGTTTGCATGGGATAAGAGCATCTGTACTAAGGACAGGGTCGGTATTGGGCCTGTTGCAACCTTTCTCAGCTCAGGTGGGTTCAGTGGGCTTGGAGCTTGCAGAAAGCTCGTGTGATAGGGGAAGTGGTGGTGAGGGCATGTTTCAGTGTATAATGCTGTGGGAGAACAACGTCAAGCCCCTCAGCTACCCTCTGCTTTAGGTTGCCAAGGGGATCTCAACTCAGACCTACAAAAACCTCCAAACTCTGGTCAgaattcagcagcagcagaaggctgAGAGGTTTCCAGAGCTCCTCCACTTGAGGGACAAGTTAATCCGAGCAGTCATGTGGAAAGTCAGGCAAAGTGAGAAGCCCAACGGTAATTTCACTGCACAGCTCTGTCATCTCAGGTGAAGTGATCTCCTGTTCTTTCTAGAAATGTAGAGAGGGGCTGCATGACCCCATCTACCCATGGCTGCGGGCTGCCGTTCCCTCAGCCAGTGGGGCAGTGAGATGGAGAAAGGGCAGCAAAGGGCATTTAGGGTGATATAAGTCTTTGCAACTGCTCTTTGCATTACTGACCCTGCCTGGGCTGGCCTTTCATGGTCAAAAGATATCATCTTTCCCAAAGATGACCCCTAAAAGATCCCTAACCTACCCAAAAGCTCACACTTAATGAGAGTCATTTTGCCACTAAGAAATGAGGTTACAAAAAGTCACAGAGTCCAACTGGTCCCGTAAGAACGGGATGCTTTGCAAGGATTACCAGCAGACTGTTGAGTGGTGGGAAAGGTCTACCTaagcctgctttttctcccttcccattCTGAGCTGCTTGAATAGCTTGGGCAGGGGCTTTGTCTGTCTGCGTGTCTCTGGGGAGAGTCAGTCTGTCAGCCTGCAAGGGCAGGGGGGTGGTGTGGCCCTGCCCAAGGGGCCCCCAGGAGATTCTGAGCCAGGGGATCCTCTTCAGCGTTGTTCTGCAtatccttttttctccctttttcctaCCCAGTGTTGCTTCCTCAGGCCAGGTGGGTAGCGTGGCTCCCCCAGGAGCTGCACGCACAAGACCGGTGGTAGGTAACGATTTTTTCTTGCTCTTAATATCACCTTACAGTTAAAAGCCAAAAGAGCCCCTGGCCACTTCGCTGGTCACCACCATCTTCGCAGCCTGTGGTGAAGCTAGCTGCACTACAGCCTGGGGCCTCAGCAGCCCCCCGGCCGGCTCCTCGGAGCAGAGCCCGCACCCCCCACAGCTCTCCAGGGACACTCCCAAGGACCACCCAGACCCTTAAGGCCAGCAACCCAGCAAACCCTCACCTGGGACCTGTCCCACAGCCAAGGTGAGTCCCACTGTCTCCTTTGGTCTCCTTTGGGTGTGAGAGCCCAGGACCCTTAGTCACAAGCCTGGCCCAAGCTGTGCTAGGTGCTATACAAACACAAATGTTCCCGGGAACTGCTGACTAGTGGGTGATGTGACACCTTAGAAAGATCTGTTTGGAAAAGGAGTTTCCCTGCCCCTTTGGGCTGACTCATGCAACCCAGTAAAGTCAGACCTTAAGTTTTGTATCCCACCCTGTAGTGCTGGAGGTAAACATGGGGCGTTTTACGCTTGTGTTAGGCTTTGAGGGGATGAGGAAATTCTCTTGGGTTTTGGGAGAACAGGTGAAGAAAGAATTACTACTTTACTccaggaggaaagaggaagccAGATATAGGTCTTAAACTCAACCCAAGCAAGGTCTAAACACAAGGCAGGTATGTGAACTTGGGTTTGAGTATCTGTTGGAGAGGCCAGAAGGAAAGAGCTTGCAGTAGGCAGGTGCGACTGATTTGTCCGTGGCAGCAAGAAACAGGATGCATCTCCATGCAATGCCCTGCTTGAGGACAGATCATTACAGCCCCCAGACTGTCACAGGACTTCCACGTATCCAGTGCAGGAGCTGGTGGCTGGAGGTACTAGAGGCAACAGGTctagtttttttcccctctgtgttGTGGGTCTGGTGATGAGCACTTGTCTCCTGCTGTGTGCAGTGTCCAAGAGCTGGGTGCCCTGCCTGCCTTGAGTCTGagccctccagccccagctgTGTGGGATACAGCCCCAGCTGACCCATCTCTCTCTGtgcaccctgctgcagcccACGTGCCCGCTCAGAAGTGACACTGGGATGGGAGCAGGCTGGCCTGTCCCCCACGAAGCTGAGACCTCCCACGAGCACGCAGAAAGAACAAATGCCCTCAAAAATGATGCCAGATGATGACACCGAATCTGATGAGTCTGCCCTGGATTCACCAGAGGAAACAGCTGGCCCAGGTACTGCTGGTCATAGCAACTGCTGTAGGTCATGCCTAATAACTGCCCATTAATTTGAATGGCGCCTCCAGCCATCTCTGCTGTGGTCAGTGCCATGGCTGTGGGCACGTGGTCTCAATGTGCTCTGCACTCTGGGCCCATGATGGGTGGCTGTTTTAATGTCAGGACAACTCTGCAGGGACAGGCCTGGATGGTACTTCTGGTGCCACTGTGTCACTTTATTGCTGGGGctgaagagggagaagtctAAATTCTCTATCCTCGTGCTAGGACTGGTGAAGAGGTGCTGGTAGCTTTATCCTTTGGCAACTTCTGGCCCTGCCTGGAGGCCTGCGACACCACCCCTTCCCACCAGCGGTGGTGGGTAGCAGCTGAACTGTGCTGAGCAGGACTCGCTGTGTGATTGTCTGGCTCCAGGGCTCCCATTTTAACCTtctgtgccctgtgcagggacaaCTGTGTCTGCCGTGGTGAAGGTCTTGGAGAGACGCCTGGACACAACAGCACGGAAACCAGCCGGGGGTGTGAAACTCTTCCCTGAGAGAAGCTCTGGGTCCCCCAAAGCCAGCCAGCCCACCAAGAAACTGCAGGTACTACCCAAAACAACAGAGAGAGGCGGGGGGGAAAGCCTGAGGACATCCATAGTAAAATGCTTGCCTTCACAACCACCCCCTTTCCCAATGAGCCTTGAAGATCTGGATTTAGATTTAGACACAGTGATGCTTTTTAACacaattttagagaaaaaaaaatgttttcccctttcttaGCATAGTGTCATAGGACACAGTCTGTGCAGCAAGGAGTTCAGGCAGTGACAGAGACGTGATGCTTGGCCCCTTTCTCCAGCAACAGAAATGTCCTTCCCCTAGCCAAAGAGGGTCCAGTGACCCCCTTCAGGAAAAATCAGGATTCATGCAATTGGAAGAACAACAGTAAATGCTAGAGAACCAAAATGTGAAAAGGTCTCTGGAACAAATGCAGAGATAATTGGAGCGATGCAATGGTGAAATTATTAAATTACTAAACCAGGACTTAAATGTAACCTCAATTTATGGGGGAGAGTTGATGTAATTAAAGTAATGGCAGTGTTGGAATCAAATTGCTTttttagggaggaaaaaaaggagaaggacttCACCCAAGAAAGGCCcagtacaaaaacaaaaaaattttttttttcattgcagtgAGAATGAAATTTTGGGCCTTCCTCtagcaaatttctttttaagaaaagaaaagagaaaagaaagcatgacaTTTGTGGAACAAGTtgcaattcagagaaaaacagagaatggGTCTGACCAATGTAAGAATTACGAAAAGTTAGAATGAAGGGCACTAAACCTGGTGCATCTGGTTGTCACACAGATGCATCATGAGATAAATCAGGAAATAGCCCCAGAAAAGCAGTGAAGCAGCTCATCCCTTCCTGCGTCCACCCTTGGGCCCCTGCACCCACAGCCCATCCCTGGGCACCCAAGCTGCCAGCTCTGTGCAGCCTCTgacctgcaaaaaaaaaaaaaaaaaaaaaaaacccagcaaaaaaGGCAGCACAAATTCCAGTTGCTTTCGACTCACTCGTACGGGGCTCTGGGTGCAAATGCCACGTGTGGCCTGACACTGCCGTTCCCCTCACCACATCTCCCTCACGTTCCCCATCCAGGTTGTGGAGGACATCACTGACCTGGATACATCCTCCCTGGAGGACCTCGTGGCACCCCGGGAGCCGCCGGAGGGCCGGCGACGGCCGGCGGCGAGGCTCGGCTGCGATTCGGCAGGTTCCCCCGTCACCAGCGCCTGGAGCTCGGGCAGTGCGGGGACCAGGGGTTGGTGATTtccaccccccccgccccactgGCAGGACTGCCCCATTGCCCTGGGGAGCCTCGCTGCAAGGTGACACAGGAGGAGAAATGACAGTCCTCCGCAGGAGCCAGCAGCCACTTGATGGTGCCACAAGACCAGGAACAGGCAGCCACCGCTCGGCAGCCTCCGCCGGCTGCTGCCCGGGCTGCAGCAGTTTCTCTTTCCAGGTTGAAAGCAAATTACCCCAATATTGGGGCTTCTCAAGAGACACAAGGTTTGCATCCTCCCTGGCCAGGTGCTGTCGTTCCAACCAAGGGCTTTGTgaccaggagagcagcagcgaTTTCTGCCTTCCCCTTGTGCACGTGTCTGCATGAGTTATAACACGGCACAGAGCCCGTCGTAGGGTGCCACGAGCCTGGagagcaccagcagctctcacTGGCTGTTGAGATAGCTCTTGCTGTCCCTGTTCTCCACCGTGGTCACAGCCTGACCCTTGAATGtgcctatttcattttttttaaaccgTCCATCAAGCAGAGTCCTATCCAAAAGCTGATTATTTGCCTGTTTGATTATAGGCATCACATCAGTCAGGTTCTACTTATAGCATTTATCCATATAAATGAAGTGCGTTTTCCTAAATCTCTctattttttacatttgtaGCTGTGCATGAGACAATCTGGATCCTTACAGAGGCCAAAAGTTTGTAAGTTTGAAAAATACAACGgtgcgatttttttttttttcctgacacttCACAACCCACCCTAGCATTGGCTAAAACTTCATGTTTGTGGGGAATTTAATGTTACGGGCCAGAAAGGCCAGCCACTGCTGAGCAGAACAGCAAAGTGAATTCATTTCACTTCACTGAATGGCCAAAGTGCCTTCCAGATAGGTGACTGCAGATACGCATAAATGTATATGCACACATCCCTGTGTATGTATGCGTCCACGTGTGTGCTCTGTATATATAGTATGTCTCCATATACTGCATACCTCGAAACTTTGAAAGGGAATCTTTCCACTTCagtctttcagttttaaataagaACTCTGACTGATTTGTGTTATTCATTAAGTTTACAATacaatataatttaaaagacatttttctttttcgtTAGTGTTGATCATAACGAATactgattttaagaaattaacTGAAACTGGATTGATTCAtcaatgtcttttcttttttttaaaaaaaaaaaatatggttcACCCTCTTCAGGCTGCTGGAAGGGGTATCTGGACCTTGtactgatatatatatatatatatatatatatatatatatatatatatatagtacaGGCTTGGGGGGGGAAGGAGTGTTCACCTCTTCTGTGCGTAGGGGTGACGAAAAGCTAGCTGCTGCAGTCAGCTTCATGCACTCAACTGAGAGCCCAGATATGAGcaaaaaacaccagaaaaaggtgaagaaaaacGTCTCCTGAGTTTGGGGAAACTCTGAAAATGCCTGTCAGCCTTCTGCTAAGAGACAGGCAGAACAAGTGCCCTACCAGGTTCAGAGCCTGGGTTTCCCCTATTGCTGATTTTTGTCTCTGGACTTGTTGCTGGTGTCATGGGAGGCAGCATGAGGATAAGCACGAGCCTCAGCCCCATCTCCCGCTTGCATCCCTCGGCCGCCTGCGTCCTCCACTGTCTCCTGTTAATCCATGAGCCCTGGGGGGGAGCTCGGGCTATGCTAACTGAGCGTGCCTACAGGTCGCAATGTCCTTCAGCGGGGACCGAATGATGGTATGGGACTTTGGGAAGCGACACCCAGCTCCGCAAGCATTGCCTGGTGCCTCTTTAAAAGCACAGTCTGGTAGtctgattttactgtttttcttcctgaaagctgCAACTGGTCAGAGTTTTTGGGCTAAAGATGAACACCAGTGTCTGGTGGGTTTTAGGAGATTTAGAAGAGGGTCACTGCATATCAGAGACTGCCACAGCTTATTTTATATTGCTAAGCTTTGACTGAGTTTAATTTATTTGAGCAGGAAGTGATTAACTCTGAATATATGAATAGATATACTGACaagtcatttttgtttcaaataggACATTTTGAGCCAGCAAACTGGAGAAACTTGCTCCCCATGTGCTACAAGCTGCAGCTAGGTACACCTCAGAAAATGCACTGTGGGTGCAGGAGAGCCGTAAAGATTCAGTAAGGCGCTTGGGCTATCCCAGGTGACAGGCTATGTCTCCAGACATTGtgtcagagaggaaaagaggtgGGGGAGAAGAGCTTCCAAAGCCACCAGCTCCATGAGCAGGGAAGCAGGGCTTTTGCATCAAGTGCTCTTGCCTTCCCTCTgtcagaaaggaagattttagacaattttttttttttttttatggaatcCTTCTCCAGAAAAGAACCTTCTTTTTTATCCCTTACGGTGCTGTGTTTTTTAACCTTTACTTGATGATGCCAAATTGGGCTACATCACAGGGTGCCCGTCGCTAGGCTAGTGCCCGTTAGCATTGCTGAGTGCTCTTGACATGCTACACAATGAAGAAGCAGCGGAGAACAGAAGGGAAGCTCCCCTAGCAGACGGATTACTGCGTCCGagggaattaaaaaacaa
This Rhea pennata isolate bPtePen1 chromosome 9, bPtePen1.pri, whole genome shotgun sequence DNA region includes the following protein-coding sequences:
- the DZIP1L gene encoding cilium assembly protein DZIP1L isoform X4, whose translation is MPGCGTPLPSATDGAALAGLVGVRPFQFQPRRASVDWRRFSAIDVERVARELDVATLQEHIAGVTFCNLDSERCPSCGQPVDPVLLKVLKMAQLSIEYLLHCQESLSAALTLQAGRLQAALDELTRAKQEAARQAEELRGVKEESRRRKKLIATQQLLLQAGANSYHKCQLCDKAFVNYSFLQAHVQRRHAEASEAERQQKKQVEQMEDEIQELKVKLRETQQRLEAERDAEKLRREHVRETEKARQREEEGRRDFERWKEEERTKLHQELDGLRQLFLTEFKDIASRSSAVEGKLQELQARNVTVSNLGTLQDDDYKEKHHWAVTQAELRDVREKMDVQRDEWKQKLKELRREHLAQEAQLKNENEKLRATLFQDHQAVTDHFRQEMDTLSARLRDQTEVIKSQEKMIKLLSASKPEVTREAPKVATAKESSEEDTEDILHGKQRLLEALRRNPNLLKQFRPILEEMLEEKLESMGVRKVAKGISTQTYKNLQTLVRIQQQQKAERFPELLHLRDKLIRAVMWKVRQSEKPNVKSQKSPWPLRWSPPSSQPVVKLAALQPGASAAPRPAPRSRARTPHSSPGTLPRTTQTLKASNPANPHLGPVPQPSPRARSEVTLGWEQAGLSPTKLRPPTSTQKEQMPSKMMPDDDTESDESALDSPEETAGPGTTVSAVVKVLERRLDTTARKPAGGVKLFPERSSGSPKASQPTKKLQVVEDITDLDTSSLEDLVAPREPPEGRRRPAARLGCDSAGSPVTSAWSSGSAGTRGW
- the DZIP1L gene encoding cilium assembly protein DZIP1L isoform X1: MPFFADTFHPPHPPGTPAMPGCGTPLPSATDGAALAGLVGVRPFQFQPRRASVDWRRFSAIDVERVARELDVATLQEHIAGVTFCNLDSERCPSCGQPVDPVLLKVLKMAQLSIEYLLHCQESLSAALTLQAGRLQAALDELTRAKQEAARQAEELRGVKEESRRRKKLIATQQLLLQAGANSYHKCQLCDKAFVNYSFLQAHVQRRHAEASEAERQQKKQVEQMEDEIQELKVKLRETQQRLEAERDAEKLRREHVRETEKARQREEEGRRDFERWKEEERTKLHQELDGLRQLFLTEFKDIASRSSAVEGKLQELQARNVTVSNLGTLQDDDYKEKHHWAVTQAELRDVREKMDVQRDEWKQKLKELRREHLAQEAQLKNENEKLRATLFQDHQAVTDHFRQEMDTLSARLRDQTEVIKSQEKMIKLLSASKPEVTREAPKVATAKESSEEDTEDILHGKQRLLEALRRNPNLLKQFRPILEEMLEEKLESMGVRKVAKGISTQTYKNLQTLVRIQQQQKAERFPELLHLRDKLIRAVMWKVRQSEKPNVKSQKSPWPLRWSPPSSQPVVKLAALQPGASAAPRPAPRSRARTPHSSPGTLPRTTQTLKASNPANPHLGPVPQPSPRARSEVTLGWEQAGLSPTKLRPPTSTQKEQMPSKMMPDDDTESDESALDSPEETAGPGTTVSAVVKVLERRLDTTARKPAGGVKLFPERSSGSPKASQPTKKLQVVEDITDLDTSSLEDLVAPREPPEGRRRPAARLGCDSAGSPVTSAWSSGSAGTRGW
- the DZIP1L gene encoding cilium assembly protein DZIP1L isoform X3; amino-acid sequence: MPFFADTFHPPHPPGTPAMPGCGTPLPSATDGAALAGLVGVRPFQFQPRRASVDWRRFSAIDVERVARELDVATLQEHIAGVTFCNLDSERCPSCGQPVDPVLLKVLKMAQLSIEYLLHCQESLSAALTLQAGRLQAALDELTRAKQEAARQAEELRGVKEESRRRKKLIATQQLLLQAGANSYHKCQLCDKAFVNYSFLQAHVQRRHAEASEAERQQKKQVEQMEDEIQELKVKLRETQQRLEAERDAEKLRREHVRETEKARQREEEGRRDFERWKEEERTKLHQELDGLRQLFLTEFKDIASRSSAVEGKLQELQARNVTVSNLGTLQDDDYKEKHHWAVTQAELRDVREKMDVQRDEWKQKLKELRREHLAQEAQLKNENEKLRATLFQDHQAVTDHFRQEMDTLSARLRDQTEVIKSQEKMIKLLSASKPEVTREAPKVATAKESSEEDTEDILHGKQRLLEALRRNPNLLKQFRPILEEMLEEKLESMGVRKVAKGISTQTYKNLQTLVRIQQQQKAERFPELLHLRDKLIRAVMWKVRQIKSQKSPWPLRWSPPSSQPVVKLAALQPGASAAPRPAPRSRARTPHSSPGTLPRTTQTLKASNPANPHLGPVPQPSPRARSEVTLGWEQAGLSPTKLRPPTSTQKEQMPSKMMPDDDTESDESALDSPEETAGPGTTVSAVVKVLERRLDTTARKPAGGVKLFPERSSGSPKASQPTKKLQVVEDITDLDTSSLEDLVAPREPPEGRRRPAARLGCDSAGSPVTSAWSSGSAGTRGW